A window of the Linepithema humile isolate Giens D197 chromosome 4, Lhum_UNIL_v1.0, whole genome shotgun sequence genome harbors these coding sequences:
- the LOC105672267 gene encoding uncharacterized protein isoform X4, with protein sequence MRRASFDKHANGKRNILSNASYGLSCTKDAEYKRSVNYSSSLQQDKNHLQRSVSADNVIIYSRGYKPSDRHDPVKRNFLENLTSRILHFGMEGGEITPINLQKLLTPASDSHETLQSKNKKMFASSYFYAPTHPTVEDQVELARRISHSLSDVKNVKSKGQTMYVNRKKRSVKWIHDGNGVEDEEESITTIHKDKLPLKCVMNPCGKVLDIHGIQALGEEVNIAPKNPEKLFDIVRDLNNQKGRGAEIFAKRRKRSEKWVVDQEQPQTPNTPTTPKTPVYPEKSEINGNLKPMTQSSLTPRTPVTSIDKSFYNPFTVDISRDSTNTPITDRRSHCNVSRCDHSSKVKKIYLREIAVGTDSDFPLDQSRSSFMEKSHRIAFESTNDQRANIINNCIVANNSNRYINNNYQSPRKSILCNAQNNNEKDSRMQRCFDNKYNDNVIDKIGNKQLDSNQMRNDNEENGYTPVPVKQLIQEFEKTCRPVLQYKQISPKIIPIVQQSPLDNDIARFFETRNSAKCNNEEKEYARARENYERSVKLQSQYNGRLHDTRETYEKKLQSQYNGQLYGACNSYGGSAKLQSPYNGYVSTDDSEYTTDDTDSEEISDYQNEAGSIDRGNSAPSALLNCCDNSEYSIALEDEYANTRRHSITSQELEVLYANGADAKFINTETEIPPEAKSLIFSMVASQGDILETKKHLRSTPVLENLLGTATPECKIDDVNSELGNKLYENNNYSGPKLASLHNLTNYNTAPRGWDQSLTFYRPIKFEKPQEIMYSDF encoded by the exons ATGAGGAGAGCATCGTTTGATAA ACACGCTAACGGCAAGCGCAACATTCTCAGCAACGCATCATACGGGCTCTCGTGCACCAAGGATGCCGAATATAAGCGCAGCGTGAATTATAGTAGCTCCCTGCAACAGGACAAGAATCATCTGCAACGCAGCGTATCCGCGgacaatgttataatttattcgcgCGGTTATAAGCCATCCGACAGACACGATCCAGTCAAAAGAAACTTCCTTGAGAATCTCACTTCAAGAATATTGCATTTCGGCATG GAAGGGGGTGAAATTACTCCGATTAACTTGCAAAAATTACTCACTCCGGCGTCGGACTCTCACGAGACACTACAATCAAAAAATA AGAAAATGTTTGcatcttcatatttttatgcacCGACGCACCCTACAGTCGAAGATCAAGTCGAATTGGCACGTCGAATTTCGCATTCACTTAGTGATGTGAAAAATGTGAAGAGTAAAGGACAAACTATGTATGTGAATAGGAAAAAGCGATCTGTTAAATGGATCCACGATGGCAATg GTGTCGAAGATGAAGAAGAGTCGATTACAACAATTCACAAG GATAAACTACCTCTCAAATGCGTGATGAATCCATGCGGGAAAGTGCTGGACATTCATGGTATTCAAGCATTAGGCGAAGAGGTCAATATCGCGCCAAAAAATCCTGAAAAACTCTTTGATATTGTTCGCGATTTAAACAATCAAAAAGGACGTG GTGCCGAGATATTTGCAAAACGTAGGAAAAGATCGGAAAAGTGGGTGGTGGATCAAGAACAGCCACAAACACCGAATACACCCACCACACCGAAAACGCCAGTCTATCCGGAAAAATCG GAAATTAACGGTAATTTGAAGCCCATGACGCAGTCATCATTGACACCTCGTACGCCGGTCACGAGCATCGACAAATCGTTTTATAATCCTTTCACAGTGGATATCTCCCGTGATAGCACGAATACGCCTATAACAG ACAGACGATCGCACTGTAATGTTAGCCGATGTGATCACTCGAGCAAggttaaaaagatttatctaCGAGAAATTGCAGTCGGCACAGACTCCGATTTCCCTCTAGACCAATCTCGATCGTCCTTCATGGAAAAATCCCATCGTATCGCTTTTGAATCCACTAACGATCAGCGAGCTAATATCATCAATAATTGCATTGTCGCGAATAACAGTAACAGATACATTAATAACAACTATCAATCGCCGAGGAAATCCATTCTTTGCAACGCGCAGAACAACAATGAGAAAGATTCCAGAATGCAACGATGTTTCGATAACAAATACAACGACAATGTGATCGATAAAATTGGGAACAAGCAATTGGACAGCAATCAGATGCGCAATGATAATGAGGAAAACGGATATACTCCTGTACCAGTGAAGCAATTGATACAAGAATTTGAGAAAACCTGTAGACCCGTTCTGCAGTACAAGCAGATTAGTCCGAAGATCATTCCAATCGTACAACAGTCTCCATTGGATAACGACATAGCACGTTTCTTCGAGACGAGAAATTCTGCTAAATGCAACAACGAGGAGAAAGAATACGCACG TGCACGTGAAAACTACGAAAGATCCGTGAAACTGCAGTCCCAATACAACGGCCGATTACATGACACACGCGAAacctatgaaaaaaaattgcaatctcAATACAACGGCCAATTATACGGTGCGTGCAATAGCTACGGGGGATCAGCGAAACTGCAGTCTCCATATAACGGCTACGTTTCTACTGACGACAGCGAATACACGACGGATGATACCGATTCCGAAGAAATCAGCGACTACCAGAACGAAGCGGGATCTATAGATCGCGGCAATTCCGCGCCGTCTGCTCTGTTAAACTGCTGCGACAATAGCGAGTACTCGATTGCACTCGAAGATGAATATGCGAATACTCGACGTCATTCGATCACATCACAGGAATTGGAAGTCCTGTATGCTAATGGCGCGGATGCAAAGTTTATTAACACCGAGACTGAGATACCTCCCGAAGCGAAATCGCTAATATTCTCGATGGTCGCTTCGCAAGGGGATATACTTGAGACTAAAAAACATCTGCGTAGCACGCCAGTCCTGGAGAATCTCTTAGGCACTGCTACACCAGAATGCAAAATCGATGACGTTAACTCGGAATTAG GCAACAAACTATACGAGAATAACAATTATTCTGGACCAAAATTAGCCAGTCTCCACAATCTCACGAATTACAATACAGCGCCGCGTGGATGGGATCAATCTCTTACATTTTACCGGCCTATTAAATTCGAGAAACCGCAAGAGATTATGTATTCTGATTTTTAg
- the LOC105672267 gene encoding uncharacterized protein isoform X1 — protein MEDPHRVANVSNVHRHANGKRNILSNASYGLSCTKDAEYKRSVNYSSSLQQDKNHLQRSVSADNVIIYSRGYKPSDRHDPVKRNFLENLTSRILHFGMEGGEITPINLQKLLTPASDSHETLQSKNKKMFASSYFYAPTHPTVEDQVELARRISHSLSDVKNVKSKGQTMYVNRKKRSVKWIHDGNGVEDEEESITTIHKDKLPLKCVMNPCGKVLDIHGIQALGEEVNIAPKNPEKLFDIVRDLNNQKGRGAEIFAKRRKRSEKWVVDQEQPQTPNTPTTPKTPVYPEKSEINGNLKPMTQSSLTPRTPVTSIDKSFYNPFTVDISRDSTNTPITDRRSHCNVSRCDHSSKVKKIYLREIAVGTDSDFPLDQSRSSFMEKSHRIAFESTNDQRANIINNCIVANNSNRYINNNYQSPRKSILCNAQNNNEKDSRMQRCFDNKYNDNVIDKIGNKQLDSNQMRNDNEENGYTPVPVKQLIQEFEKTCRPVLQYKQISPKIIPIVQQSPLDNDIARFFETRNSAKCNNEEKEYARARENYERSVKLQSQYNGRLHDTRETYEKKLQSQYNGQLYGACNSYGGSAKLQSPYNGYVSTDDSEYTTDDTDSEEISDYQNEAGSIDRGNSAPSALLNCCDNSEYSIALEDEYANTRRHSITSQELEVLYANGADAKFINTETEIPPEAKSLIFSMVASQGDILETKKHLRSTPVLENLLGTATPECKIDDVNSELGNKLYENNNYSGPKLASLHNLTNYNTAPRGWDQSLTFYRPIKFEKPQEIMYSDF, from the exons ATGGAGGATCCGCATCGCGTTGCAAACGTTTCGAATGTCCACAGACACGCTAACGGCAAGCGCAACATTCTCAGCAACGCATCATACGGGCTCTCGTGCACCAAGGATGCCGAATATAAGCGCAGCGTGAATTATAGTAGCTCCCTGCAACAGGACAAGAATCATCTGCAACGCAGCGTATCCGCGgacaatgttataatttattcgcgCGGTTATAAGCCATCCGACAGACACGATCCAGTCAAAAGAAACTTCCTTGAGAATCTCACTTCAAGAATATTGCATTTCGGCATG GAAGGGGGTGAAATTACTCCGATTAACTTGCAAAAATTACTCACTCCGGCGTCGGACTCTCACGAGACACTACAATCAAAAAATA AGAAAATGTTTGcatcttcatatttttatgcacCGACGCACCCTACAGTCGAAGATCAAGTCGAATTGGCACGTCGAATTTCGCATTCACTTAGTGATGTGAAAAATGTGAAGAGTAAAGGACAAACTATGTATGTGAATAGGAAAAAGCGATCTGTTAAATGGATCCACGATGGCAATg GTGTCGAAGATGAAGAAGAGTCGATTACAACAATTCACAAG GATAAACTACCTCTCAAATGCGTGATGAATCCATGCGGGAAAGTGCTGGACATTCATGGTATTCAAGCATTAGGCGAAGAGGTCAATATCGCGCCAAAAAATCCTGAAAAACTCTTTGATATTGTTCGCGATTTAAACAATCAAAAAGGACGTG GTGCCGAGATATTTGCAAAACGTAGGAAAAGATCGGAAAAGTGGGTGGTGGATCAAGAACAGCCACAAACACCGAATACACCCACCACACCGAAAACGCCAGTCTATCCGGAAAAATCG GAAATTAACGGTAATTTGAAGCCCATGACGCAGTCATCATTGACACCTCGTACGCCGGTCACGAGCATCGACAAATCGTTTTATAATCCTTTCACAGTGGATATCTCCCGTGATAGCACGAATACGCCTATAACAG ACAGACGATCGCACTGTAATGTTAGCCGATGTGATCACTCGAGCAAggttaaaaagatttatctaCGAGAAATTGCAGTCGGCACAGACTCCGATTTCCCTCTAGACCAATCTCGATCGTCCTTCATGGAAAAATCCCATCGTATCGCTTTTGAATCCACTAACGATCAGCGAGCTAATATCATCAATAATTGCATTGTCGCGAATAACAGTAACAGATACATTAATAACAACTATCAATCGCCGAGGAAATCCATTCTTTGCAACGCGCAGAACAACAATGAGAAAGATTCCAGAATGCAACGATGTTTCGATAACAAATACAACGACAATGTGATCGATAAAATTGGGAACAAGCAATTGGACAGCAATCAGATGCGCAATGATAATGAGGAAAACGGATATACTCCTGTACCAGTGAAGCAATTGATACAAGAATTTGAGAAAACCTGTAGACCCGTTCTGCAGTACAAGCAGATTAGTCCGAAGATCATTCCAATCGTACAACAGTCTCCATTGGATAACGACATAGCACGTTTCTTCGAGACGAGAAATTCTGCTAAATGCAACAACGAGGAGAAAGAATACGCACG TGCACGTGAAAACTACGAAAGATCCGTGAAACTGCAGTCCCAATACAACGGCCGATTACATGACACACGCGAAacctatgaaaaaaaattgcaatctcAATACAACGGCCAATTATACGGTGCGTGCAATAGCTACGGGGGATCAGCGAAACTGCAGTCTCCATATAACGGCTACGTTTCTACTGACGACAGCGAATACACGACGGATGATACCGATTCCGAAGAAATCAGCGACTACCAGAACGAAGCGGGATCTATAGATCGCGGCAATTCCGCGCCGTCTGCTCTGTTAAACTGCTGCGACAATAGCGAGTACTCGATTGCACTCGAAGATGAATATGCGAATACTCGACGTCATTCGATCACATCACAGGAATTGGAAGTCCTGTATGCTAATGGCGCGGATGCAAAGTTTATTAACACCGAGACTGAGATACCTCCCGAAGCGAAATCGCTAATATTCTCGATGGTCGCTTCGCAAGGGGATATACTTGAGACTAAAAAACATCTGCGTAGCACGCCAGTCCTGGAGAATCTCTTAGGCACTGCTACACCAGAATGCAAAATCGATGACGTTAACTCGGAATTAG GCAACAAACTATACGAGAATAACAATTATTCTGGACCAAAATTAGCCAGTCTCCACAATCTCACGAATTACAATACAGCGCCGCGTGGATGGGATCAATCTCTTACATTTTACCGGCCTATTAAATTCGAGAAACCGCAAGAGATTATGTATTCTGATTTTTAg
- the LOC105672267 gene encoding uncharacterized protein isoform X3: MEGGEITPINLQKLLTPASDSHETLQSKNKKMFASSYFYAPTHPTVEDQVELARRISHSLSDVKNVKSKGQTMYVNRKKRSVKWIHDGNGVEDEEESITTIHKDKLPLKCVMNPCGKVLDIHGIQALGEEVNIAPKNPEKLFDIVRDLNNQKGRGAEIFAKRRKRSEKWVVDQEQPQTPNTPTTPKTPVYPEKSEINGNLKPMTQSSLTPRTPVTSIDKSFYNPFTVDISRDSTNTPITDRRSHCNVSRCDHSSKVKKIYLREIAVGTDSDFPLDQSRSSFMEKSHRIAFESTNDQRANIINNCIVANNSNRYINNNYQSPRKSILCNAQNNNEKDSRMQRCFDNKYNDNVIDKIGNKQLDSNQMRNDNEENGYTPVPVKQLIQEFEKTCRPVLQYKQISPKIIPIVQQSPLDNDIARFFETRNSAKCNNEEKEYARARENYERSVKLQSQYNGRLHDTRETYEKKLQSQYNGQLYGACNSYGGSAKLQSPYNGYVSTDDSEYTTDDTDSEEISDYQNEAGSIDRGNSAPSALLNCCDNSEYSIALEDEYANTRRHSITSQELEVLYANGADAKFINTETEIPPEAKSLIFSMVASQGDILETKKHLRSTPVLENLLGTATPECKIDDVNSELGNKLYENNNYSGPKLASLHNLTNYNTAPRGWDQSLTFYRPIKFEKPQEIMYSDF, encoded by the exons ATG GAAGGGGGTGAAATTACTCCGATTAACTTGCAAAAATTACTCACTCCGGCGTCGGACTCTCACGAGACACTACAATCAAAAAATA AGAAAATGTTTGcatcttcatatttttatgcacCGACGCACCCTACAGTCGAAGATCAAGTCGAATTGGCACGTCGAATTTCGCATTCACTTAGTGATGTGAAAAATGTGAAGAGTAAAGGACAAACTATGTATGTGAATAGGAAAAAGCGATCTGTTAAATGGATCCACGATGGCAATg GTGTCGAAGATGAAGAAGAGTCGATTACAACAATTCACAAG GATAAACTACCTCTCAAATGCGTGATGAATCCATGCGGGAAAGTGCTGGACATTCATGGTATTCAAGCATTAGGCGAAGAGGTCAATATCGCGCCAAAAAATCCTGAAAAACTCTTTGATATTGTTCGCGATTTAAACAATCAAAAAGGACGTG GTGCCGAGATATTTGCAAAACGTAGGAAAAGATCGGAAAAGTGGGTGGTGGATCAAGAACAGCCACAAACACCGAATACACCCACCACACCGAAAACGCCAGTCTATCCGGAAAAATCG GAAATTAACGGTAATTTGAAGCCCATGACGCAGTCATCATTGACACCTCGTACGCCGGTCACGAGCATCGACAAATCGTTTTATAATCCTTTCACAGTGGATATCTCCCGTGATAGCACGAATACGCCTATAACAG ACAGACGATCGCACTGTAATGTTAGCCGATGTGATCACTCGAGCAAggttaaaaagatttatctaCGAGAAATTGCAGTCGGCACAGACTCCGATTTCCCTCTAGACCAATCTCGATCGTCCTTCATGGAAAAATCCCATCGTATCGCTTTTGAATCCACTAACGATCAGCGAGCTAATATCATCAATAATTGCATTGTCGCGAATAACAGTAACAGATACATTAATAACAACTATCAATCGCCGAGGAAATCCATTCTTTGCAACGCGCAGAACAACAATGAGAAAGATTCCAGAATGCAACGATGTTTCGATAACAAATACAACGACAATGTGATCGATAAAATTGGGAACAAGCAATTGGACAGCAATCAGATGCGCAATGATAATGAGGAAAACGGATATACTCCTGTACCAGTGAAGCAATTGATACAAGAATTTGAGAAAACCTGTAGACCCGTTCTGCAGTACAAGCAGATTAGTCCGAAGATCATTCCAATCGTACAACAGTCTCCATTGGATAACGACATAGCACGTTTCTTCGAGACGAGAAATTCTGCTAAATGCAACAACGAGGAGAAAGAATACGCACG TGCACGTGAAAACTACGAAAGATCCGTGAAACTGCAGTCCCAATACAACGGCCGATTACATGACACACGCGAAacctatgaaaaaaaattgcaatctcAATACAACGGCCAATTATACGGTGCGTGCAATAGCTACGGGGGATCAGCGAAACTGCAGTCTCCATATAACGGCTACGTTTCTACTGACGACAGCGAATACACGACGGATGATACCGATTCCGAAGAAATCAGCGACTACCAGAACGAAGCGGGATCTATAGATCGCGGCAATTCCGCGCCGTCTGCTCTGTTAAACTGCTGCGACAATAGCGAGTACTCGATTGCACTCGAAGATGAATATGCGAATACTCGACGTCATTCGATCACATCACAGGAATTGGAAGTCCTGTATGCTAATGGCGCGGATGCAAAGTTTATTAACACCGAGACTGAGATACCTCCCGAAGCGAAATCGCTAATATTCTCGATGGTCGCTTCGCAAGGGGATATACTTGAGACTAAAAAACATCTGCGTAGCACGCCAGTCCTGGAGAATCTCTTAGGCACTGCTACACCAGAATGCAAAATCGATGACGTTAACTCGGAATTAG GCAACAAACTATACGAGAATAACAATTATTCTGGACCAAAATTAGCCAGTCTCCACAATCTCACGAATTACAATACAGCGCCGCGTGGATGGGATCAATCTCTTACATTTTACCGGCCTATTAAATTCGAGAAACCGCAAGAGATTATGTATTCTGATTTTTAg
- the LOC105672267 gene encoding uncharacterized protein isoform X2, producing the protein MRDSPLAARESSSHANGKRNILSNASYGLSCTKDAEYKRSVNYSSSLQQDKNHLQRSVSADNVIIYSRGYKPSDRHDPVKRNFLENLTSRILHFGMEGGEITPINLQKLLTPASDSHETLQSKNKKMFASSYFYAPTHPTVEDQVELARRISHSLSDVKNVKSKGQTMYVNRKKRSVKWIHDGNGVEDEEESITTIHKDKLPLKCVMNPCGKVLDIHGIQALGEEVNIAPKNPEKLFDIVRDLNNQKGRGAEIFAKRRKRSEKWVVDQEQPQTPNTPTTPKTPVYPEKSEINGNLKPMTQSSLTPRTPVTSIDKSFYNPFTVDISRDSTNTPITDRRSHCNVSRCDHSSKVKKIYLREIAVGTDSDFPLDQSRSSFMEKSHRIAFESTNDQRANIINNCIVANNSNRYINNNYQSPRKSILCNAQNNNEKDSRMQRCFDNKYNDNVIDKIGNKQLDSNQMRNDNEENGYTPVPVKQLIQEFEKTCRPVLQYKQISPKIIPIVQQSPLDNDIARFFETRNSAKCNNEEKEYARARENYERSVKLQSQYNGRLHDTRETYEKKLQSQYNGQLYGACNSYGGSAKLQSPYNGYVSTDDSEYTTDDTDSEEISDYQNEAGSIDRGNSAPSALLNCCDNSEYSIALEDEYANTRRHSITSQELEVLYANGADAKFINTETEIPPEAKSLIFSMVASQGDILETKKHLRSTPVLENLLGTATPECKIDDVNSELGNKLYENNNYSGPKLASLHNLTNYNTAPRGWDQSLTFYRPIKFEKPQEIMYSDF; encoded by the exons ATGCGAGATTCGCCTCTCGCGGCGAGGGAGTCCTCATC ACACGCTAACGGCAAGCGCAACATTCTCAGCAACGCATCATACGGGCTCTCGTGCACCAAGGATGCCGAATATAAGCGCAGCGTGAATTATAGTAGCTCCCTGCAACAGGACAAGAATCATCTGCAACGCAGCGTATCCGCGgacaatgttataatttattcgcgCGGTTATAAGCCATCCGACAGACACGATCCAGTCAAAAGAAACTTCCTTGAGAATCTCACTTCAAGAATATTGCATTTCGGCATG GAAGGGGGTGAAATTACTCCGATTAACTTGCAAAAATTACTCACTCCGGCGTCGGACTCTCACGAGACACTACAATCAAAAAATA AGAAAATGTTTGcatcttcatatttttatgcacCGACGCACCCTACAGTCGAAGATCAAGTCGAATTGGCACGTCGAATTTCGCATTCACTTAGTGATGTGAAAAATGTGAAGAGTAAAGGACAAACTATGTATGTGAATAGGAAAAAGCGATCTGTTAAATGGATCCACGATGGCAATg GTGTCGAAGATGAAGAAGAGTCGATTACAACAATTCACAAG GATAAACTACCTCTCAAATGCGTGATGAATCCATGCGGGAAAGTGCTGGACATTCATGGTATTCAAGCATTAGGCGAAGAGGTCAATATCGCGCCAAAAAATCCTGAAAAACTCTTTGATATTGTTCGCGATTTAAACAATCAAAAAGGACGTG GTGCCGAGATATTTGCAAAACGTAGGAAAAGATCGGAAAAGTGGGTGGTGGATCAAGAACAGCCACAAACACCGAATACACCCACCACACCGAAAACGCCAGTCTATCCGGAAAAATCG GAAATTAACGGTAATTTGAAGCCCATGACGCAGTCATCATTGACACCTCGTACGCCGGTCACGAGCATCGACAAATCGTTTTATAATCCTTTCACAGTGGATATCTCCCGTGATAGCACGAATACGCCTATAACAG ACAGACGATCGCACTGTAATGTTAGCCGATGTGATCACTCGAGCAAggttaaaaagatttatctaCGAGAAATTGCAGTCGGCACAGACTCCGATTTCCCTCTAGACCAATCTCGATCGTCCTTCATGGAAAAATCCCATCGTATCGCTTTTGAATCCACTAACGATCAGCGAGCTAATATCATCAATAATTGCATTGTCGCGAATAACAGTAACAGATACATTAATAACAACTATCAATCGCCGAGGAAATCCATTCTTTGCAACGCGCAGAACAACAATGAGAAAGATTCCAGAATGCAACGATGTTTCGATAACAAATACAACGACAATGTGATCGATAAAATTGGGAACAAGCAATTGGACAGCAATCAGATGCGCAATGATAATGAGGAAAACGGATATACTCCTGTACCAGTGAAGCAATTGATACAAGAATTTGAGAAAACCTGTAGACCCGTTCTGCAGTACAAGCAGATTAGTCCGAAGATCATTCCAATCGTACAACAGTCTCCATTGGATAACGACATAGCACGTTTCTTCGAGACGAGAAATTCTGCTAAATGCAACAACGAGGAGAAAGAATACGCACG TGCACGTGAAAACTACGAAAGATCCGTGAAACTGCAGTCCCAATACAACGGCCGATTACATGACACACGCGAAacctatgaaaaaaaattgcaatctcAATACAACGGCCAATTATACGGTGCGTGCAATAGCTACGGGGGATCAGCGAAACTGCAGTCTCCATATAACGGCTACGTTTCTACTGACGACAGCGAATACACGACGGATGATACCGATTCCGAAGAAATCAGCGACTACCAGAACGAAGCGGGATCTATAGATCGCGGCAATTCCGCGCCGTCTGCTCTGTTAAACTGCTGCGACAATAGCGAGTACTCGATTGCACTCGAAGATGAATATGCGAATACTCGACGTCATTCGATCACATCACAGGAATTGGAAGTCCTGTATGCTAATGGCGCGGATGCAAAGTTTATTAACACCGAGACTGAGATACCTCCCGAAGCGAAATCGCTAATATTCTCGATGGTCGCTTCGCAAGGGGATATACTTGAGACTAAAAAACATCTGCGTAGCACGCCAGTCCTGGAGAATCTCTTAGGCACTGCTACACCAGAATGCAAAATCGATGACGTTAACTCGGAATTAG GCAACAAACTATACGAGAATAACAATTATTCTGGACCAAAATTAGCCAGTCTCCACAATCTCACGAATTACAATACAGCGCCGCGTGGATGGGATCAATCTCTTACATTTTACCGGCCTATTAAATTCGAGAAACCGCAAGAGATTATGTATTCTGATTTTTAg